One Erythrobacter sp. SDW2 genomic region harbors:
- a CDS encoding alpha/beta fold hydrolase: MKKLVKILGVIAALLAIAFLFLRVPDTDPAEMRAKYATAPSQFVTLANGQEVHLRDEGPKDAPAIVLLHGSNADLSTWQPWTETLRGDYRVIRFDQIGHGLTGAAKDKDYSPDSFVESVDQVADKLGLEQFVLAGNSMGGAIAMAYAMKHPERLSGLVLVDAGGAPIRREGGGNLAFTLARNPVLGPVLSQMLPRSIIEKSLKQSVSVQSIVTPQMVDRYYDMARYPGNRAATRARFSMPYRTFTAEDVAKVQVPTLVMWGEEDALIPYEAANWYMQYLPQGTLANYRGVGHLPQEEAAERSAADLRKWLAAILAPQPEARAVE, encoded by the coding sequence ATGAAGAAACTGGTCAAGATTCTCGGCGTGATAGCTGCCCTGCTGGCGATCGCGTTCCTGTTCCTGCGCGTACCCGATACCGATCCGGCGGAGATGCGCGCCAAATATGCCACTGCGCCGTCGCAATTCGTGACCTTGGCCAATGGGCAGGAGGTGCATCTGCGCGACGAGGGGCCGAAGGATGCGCCCGCCATCGTGCTGCTCCATGGCTCCAACGCCGACCTGTCGACCTGGCAGCCATGGACCGAGACTTTGCGCGGCGACTATCGCGTGATCCGTTTCGACCAGATCGGCCACGGCCTGACCGGCGCGGCGAAGGACAAGGACTATAGCCCCGACAGCTTCGTCGAAAGCGTCGATCAGGTGGCGGACAAGCTGGGCCTCGAGCAATTCGTTCTGGCGGGCAATTCGATGGGCGGCGCAATCGCCATGGCCTATGCCATGAAACATCCCGAGCGGCTGAGCGGATTGGTGCTGGTCGACGCCGGCGGCGCTCCGATCCGGCGCGAGGGTGGCGGCAACTTGGCCTTTACCCTGGCGCGCAATCCCGTGCTCGGGCCGGTGCTGAGCCAGATGCTGCCCCGCTCGATAATCGAGAAGAGCCTGAAGCAGAGCGTCTCGGTTCAATCAATTGTGACGCCGCAAATGGTCGATCGCTACTATGATATGGCCCGCTATCCCGGCAATCGCGCTGCGACCCGGGCGCGGTTCAGCATGCCCTATCGCACCTTCACGGCCGAGGATGTGGCCAAGGTGCAGGTGCCGACGCTGGTGATGTGGGGCGAGGAGGATGCGCTGATCCCCTATGAGGCGGCCAACTGGTACATGCAGTATCTCCCCCAGGGGACGCTCGCAAATTATCGCGGGGTCGGGCACTTGCCGCAGGAGGAGGCCGCCGAGCGCAGCGCGGCTGACCTGCGCAAGTGGCTTGCCGCTATCCTGGCCCCGCAGCCCGAAGCCCGAGCAGTGGAATGA
- a CDS encoding SO2930 family diheme c-type cytochrome: MTRSLSLLVAALLALAGTVMVRASGLPVITVNDAAIMGEDLPRQLSDYRFFADMDSQQPIPRVWPYRLNMPLYSDGADKLRFVYLPKGSEPLADGAGLLQFPVGSALIKTFAFGEGAARRLIETRVLLHRAEGWVALPYRWNEEQTDATLVLAGGRVELTTPAGEAISYRIPNKNQCKECHRLEGAVVPIGPKARNLDREWLAMLGLHPAGADVMPLWEERGGADVAMAARAYLDVNCAHCHRPGAAASNSGLDLRWEQDDPVKLGVRKRPVAAGRGSGGFAFDILPGHPERSILTFRMGSNEPGIAMPELGKSTVDAGGLALIERWIREMERE; encoded by the coding sequence ATGACACGGAGCCTTTCCCTGCTGGTTGCGGCCTTGCTGGCGCTGGCGGGGACAGTGATGGTGCGCGCCAGCGGCCTGCCTGTCATCACGGTCAACGATGCGGCGATCATGGGCGAAGATTTGCCGCGGCAGCTGTCGGACTATCGCTTCTTCGCCGACATGGATTCGCAGCAGCCGATCCCGCGCGTGTGGCCATACCGCCTCAATATGCCGCTCTATTCGGACGGGGCGGACAAGCTGCGCTTCGTCTATCTGCCCAAGGGGTCGGAGCCGCTCGCCGACGGGGCGGGACTGCTGCAATTCCCGGTCGGCAGCGCGCTGATCAAGACCTTCGCCTTTGGCGAGGGGGCGGCGCGCCGCCTGATCGAGACGCGCGTCTTGCTCCACCGTGCCGAGGGCTGGGTCGCCTTGCCCTATCGCTGGAACGAGGAGCAGACCGATGCCACGCTGGTACTGGCAGGCGGGCGGGTGGAGCTGACCACACCGGCGGGCGAGGCGATCTCCTATCGCATCCCCAACAAGAACCAGTGCAAGGAATGCCACAGGCTGGAGGGTGCGGTGGTGCCGATCGGTCCCAAGGCGCGCAATCTCGACCGCGAATGGCTGGCGATGCTGGGACTGCATCCGGCCGGGGCGGATGTCATGCCGCTGTGGGAAGAGCGGGGCGGTGCCGATGTCGCCATGGCTGCGCGGGCCTATCTCGACGTCAATTGCGCCCATTGCCACCGCCCCGGCGCGGCAGCATCGAACTCCGGGCTCGACCTGCGGTGGGAGCAGGACGATCCTGTCAAGCTGGGCGTGCGCAAGCGGCCCGTCGCTGCCGGGCGCGGCTCGGGCGGGTTCGCGTTCGATATCCTGCCGGGCCACCCTGAGCGTTCGATCCTGACCTTTCGCATGGGGAGCAACGAGCCAGGCATCGCCATGCCCGAGCTTGGCAAGTCGACTGTCGATGCCGGAGGGCTGGCGCTGATTGAGCGCTGGATCAGGGAGATGGAACGAGAATGA
- a CDS encoding parallel beta-helix domain-containing protein — MTRYLLGVAALALAGPAWAGTITVEPGEGAQERLQEALILAEPGDEIVLGPGRFVLTDGLSLDVDGVTVRGAGMEASVLDFTGQQGAGEGLLVTSDGVTLRDFALENPKGDGIKSKGADNIVYAKIRVTWTGGPKPTNGAYGIYPVESTGVLVTDSEVSGASDAGIYVGQSSKITVRNSVATDNVAGIEIENSRDAIVEGNYVTRNTGGILVFDLPDLPVMGGGNVIIKNNLVIGNTTPNFAPPGNIVAGVRRGTGIMVMANEKVWIEDNIVRDNPTAPFMVVAYVLPFTDTRYNPYPREVVIAGNNVDEGGKDPQIEGKEMLLAAFGGALPPIMWDGLNQDEDTPALLATPEIRGWTLGLTRQGQPLSEAQPAPLDVPAYGQPWDFCEIGAPDELFARIAG; from the coding sequence ATGACACGATATCTGCTCGGCGTAGCGGCTTTGGCGCTGGCGGGCCCGGCCTGGGCCGGAACCATCACCGTCGAACCGGGCGAGGGCGCGCAGGAGCGGCTGCAGGAAGCGCTGATCCTGGCCGAGCCGGGCGACGAGATCGTGCTTGGGCCGGGGCGCTTCGTGCTGACCGACGGGCTCAGCCTCGACGTCGATGGCGTCACTGTGCGCGGGGCGGGGATGGAAGCGAGCGTGCTCGACTTTACCGGACAGCAGGGCGCGGGCGAGGGACTGTTGGTGACCTCCGATGGCGTCACGCTGCGCGATTTCGCGCTCGAGAACCCCAAGGGCGACGGGATCAAGTCCAAGGGCGCGGACAATATCGTCTATGCCAAAATCCGCGTGACCTGGACCGGCGGGCCGAAACCTACCAACGGGGCCTACGGCATCTATCCGGTCGAAAGCACCGGCGTGCTGGTGACCGATAGCGAAGTCTCCGGCGCGTCGGACGCTGGCATCTATGTCGGCCAGTCGAGCAAGATCACCGTGCGCAATTCGGTCGCGACCGACAATGTCGCCGGGATCGAGATCGAGAACAGCCGCGATGCCATCGTCGAGGGGAACTACGTCACCCGCAACACCGGGGGCATCCTGGTATTCGACCTGCCCGATCTGCCGGTGATGGGCGGCGGCAATGTGATCATCAAGAACAACCTGGTGATCGGCAACACCACGCCCAATTTCGCCCCGCCCGGCAATATCGTCGCCGGGGTGCGGCGCGGCACCGGCATCATGGTCATGGCGAACGAGAAGGTATGGATCGAGGACAATATCGTTCGCGACAATCCGACCGCTCCTTTCATGGTGGTCGCCTATGTCCTCCCCTTCACCGATACGCGCTATAACCCCTACCCGAGGGAGGTGGTGATCGCGGGCAACAATGTCGACGAGGGCGGCAAGGACCCGCAGATCGAGGGCAAGGAGATGCTGCTCGCGGCCTTCGGCGGGGCCTTGCCGCCGATCATGTGGGACGGGCTGAACCAGGACGAGGACACGCCCGCGCTGCTGGCCACGCCCGAGATTCGCGGCTGGACGCTGGGCCTGACCCGGCAGGGCCAGCCCCTGTCCGAAGCGCAGCCAGCTCCGCTCGATGTGCCAGCCTATGGCCAGCCGTGGGACTTCTGCGAGATCGGGGCACCGGATGAATTGTTCGCCCGGATTGCCGGATGA
- a CDS encoding NAD(P)(+) transhydrogenase (Re/Si-specific) subunit beta, whose amino-acid sequence MNPWVALAYLVSGVFFILALRGLSSPATSRTGNRFGMAGMLIAVATTLVTHDIANIAEIGVAILIGGAFGLVVARRIAMTAMPELVAAFHSLVGLAAVLVGWAAYLNPSAFGIAAPSPEFGFGTLLVIEPVSRIEMGLGIAIGAITFSGSVIAFLKLSGRMSGSPILLPARHLINLGTLAAIIVLTALFAMAAPAETMPLIIALTVLAFLIGFLLIIPIGGADMPVVVSMLNSYSGWAAAAMGFTLGNTAMIITGALVGSSGAILSYIMCRAMNRSFISVIAGGFGADGGSGGGGEAREQRPYKSGSAEDAAYMLEQAEKVIIIPGYGMAVAQAQHALREMADVLKEKGVEVKYAIHPVAGRMPGHMNVLLAEANVPYDEVFELEDINSEFAQADVAFIIGANDVVNPAAKTDKSSPIYGMPVFDVDKAKQVFFIKRSMGGVGYAGVDNDVFYMNQTVMLLADAKKMVEEIVKALD is encoded by the coding sequence GTGAACCCGTGGGTCGCGCTCGCCTATCTCGTTTCGGGCGTATTCTTCATCCTCGCGCTGCGCGGGCTTTCCAGCCCCGCCACCAGCCGGACCGGGAACCGTTTCGGCATGGCCGGGATGCTGATCGCGGTGGCAACGACGCTCGTCACGCATGATATCGCCAATATCGCCGAGATTGGCGTTGCGATCCTGATCGGCGGCGCGTTCGGCCTCGTGGTCGCGCGCCGCATCGCCATGACCGCGATGCCGGAACTGGTGGCGGCGTTCCATTCGCTCGTCGGCCTCGCCGCCGTGCTGGTGGGGTGGGCGGCCTACTTGAACCCAAGTGCCTTCGGTATTGCAGCGCCTTCTCCTGAATTCGGCTTCGGTACACTGCTGGTCATCGAGCCAGTCAGCAGGATCGAGATGGGCCTCGGCATCGCCATCGGTGCGATCACATTCTCCGGCTCGGTCATCGCGTTCCTCAAACTCTCCGGCCGGATGAGCGGATCGCCGATCCTGCTGCCCGCGCGACACCTGATCAACCTCGGCACGCTGGCGGCGATCATCGTGCTGACCGCGCTGTTCGCCATGGCGGCCCCGGCCGAGACCATGCCGCTCATCATCGCGCTGACCGTGCTCGCCTTCCTCATCGGCTTCCTGCTGATCATCCCCATCGGCGGGGCGGACATGCCGGTGGTGGTGTCGATGCTCAACAGCTATTCCGGCTGGGCGGCGGCGGCGATGGGCTTCACGCTCGGCAACACGGCGATGATCATCACCGGGGCGCTCGTTGGCTCTTCCGGCGCGATCCTCAGTTACATCATGTGCCGCGCCATGAACCGCAGCTTCATCAGCGTGATCGCGGGCGGTTTCGGCGCGGACGGCGGCTCCGGCGGCGGCGGCGAGGCACGCGAACAGCGGCCCTACAAGTCGGGCAGCGCCGAAGACGCGGCCTATATGCTCGAGCAGGCCGAGAAGGTCATCATTATCCCCGGCTACGGCATGGCGGTGGCGCAGGCGCAGCACGCGCTGCGCGAAATGGCCGATGTGCTCAAGGAAAAGGGCGTGGAGGTGAAATACGCCATCCATCCCGTCGCCGGTCGCATGCCCGGCCACATGAACGTGCTGCTGGCCGAAGCCAATGTCCCCTATGACGAGGTTTTCGAGCTGGAAGACATTAACAGCGAGTTCGCCCAGGCCGATGTCGCCTTCATCATCGGCGCCAACGACGTGGTCAATCCGGCCGCCAAGACCGACAAGTCCTCGCCGATCTACGGCATGCCGGTGTTCGACGTCGACAAGGCCAAGCAGGTGTTCTTCATCAAGCGCAGCATGGGCGGCGTTGGCTATGCCGGGGTCGATAACGACGTGTTTTACATGAACCAGACCGTGATGCTGCTGGCCGACGCCAAGAAGATGGTCGAGGAAATCGTGAAGGCGCTGGATTGA
- a CDS encoding NAD(P) transhydrogenase subunit alpha: MDFISILSIFVLACFVGYYVVWSVTPALHTPLMAVTNAISSVIIVGALIASAEAGSAVAKWLGLLGVVLASVNIFGGFAVTERMLAMYKKKEKK, encoded by the coding sequence ATGGATTTCATCAGCATACTTTCGATTTTCGTGCTGGCGTGTTTCGTCGGCTATTACGTGGTGTGGTCGGTGACCCCGGCGCTACACACGCCGCTGATGGCGGTGACCAATGCGATTTCGTCCGTAATCATCGTCGGCGCGCTGATTGCCTCGGCTGAGGCGGGGAGCGCGGTAGCCAAGTGGCTCGGGCTGCTCGGCGTGGTGCTGGCGAGCGTCAATATCTTCGGCGGCTTTGCCGTGACCGAGCGGATGCTGGCGATGTACAAGAAGAAGGAGAAGAAGTGA
- a CDS encoding PDZ domain-containing protein, with protein sequence MKRLLAAALMMATMQVAVMAQASEGSVGATEARPSLGLGFWIVEGGIEVNDVASGSPAEKAGLKVGMLITHANGQALTDRSVTEVETLVGAMEGEIVLAVRELGEVRLRKAVFMRTGS encoded by the coding sequence GTGAAGCGCCTGCTCGCCGCAGCGCTGATGATGGCGACCATGCAGGTCGCGGTCATGGCGCAGGCGAGCGAGGGAAGTGTTGGGGCGACCGAGGCGCGCCCGTCGCTCGGGCTGGGCTTCTGGATTGTCGAGGGCGGGATCGAGGTCAATGACGTGGCGAGCGGCTCGCCCGCCGAAAAGGCCGGCCTCAAGGTCGGGATGCTTATCACCCACGCCAATGGGCAGGCACTGACGGACAGGTCGGTGACCGAAGTCGAAACGCTGGTCGGCGCGATGGAGGGCGAGATTGTCCTCGCTGTGCGCGAACTGGGCGAAGTGAGATTGCGCAAGGCCGTTTTCATGCGGACAGGGAGCTAG
- a CDS encoding NAD(P) transhydrogenase subunit alpha produces the protein MRIAALKERAAGETRVALTPETAKKFAALGATVAVESGAGEHASISDAAYAEAGAQVGTADAVVKNADIVLGVQAPDLALLKGAKPGAWVAATFDPFAQKDRVEAYAKAGFEALSMEFMPRITRAQSMDVLSSQSNLAGYKAVIAAADQYGRAFPMMMTAAGTVQAARVFIMGVGVAGLQAIATAKRLGAQVSATDVRSATREQIQSLGAKPIFVENVAGIEGEGSGGYATEMSEEYQKAQAELVSSHIAKQDIVITTALIPGRAAPRLITDAQIATMKPGSVIFDLAVAQGGNVEGSKADELVVKHGVTIMGYANTPAALAPDASALFARNHYNFLSAFWDKEAGRPVLDEEIGNAIRLTQGGKVVNERLSG, from the coding sequence TTGCGCATAGCGGCCCTAAAGGAGCGCGCGGCCGGGGAAACCCGGGTTGCGCTGACGCCCGAGACGGCGAAGAAATTCGCTGCCCTTGGTGCCACTGTCGCGGTCGAATCGGGAGCGGGCGAACACGCCTCTATTTCCGATGCCGCCTATGCCGAGGCCGGGGCCCAAGTCGGCACCGCCGACGCGGTGGTCAAGAATGCCGACATCGTGCTCGGCGTGCAGGCGCCCGATTTGGCGCTGCTGAAGGGCGCAAAGCCGGGCGCATGGGTCGCCGCTACCTTCGATCCCTTCGCTCAGAAGGACCGGGTCGAGGCCTATGCCAAGGCGGGCTTCGAGGCGCTCAGCATGGAGTTCATGCCACGCATCACCCGGGCGCAGAGCATGGACGTGCTGTCCAGCCAGTCGAACCTTGCCGGCTACAAGGCCGTCATCGCCGCCGCCGACCAGTATGGCCGCGCCTTCCCGATGATGATGACCGCCGCCGGCACGGTGCAGGCCGCGCGGGTGTTCATCATGGGCGTCGGCGTAGCGGGCTTGCAGGCGATCGCCACCGCCAAGCGGCTCGGCGCGCAGGTTTCGGCCACCGACGTGCGTTCGGCCACCAGGGAGCAGATCCAGTCGCTCGGGGCCAAGCCCATCTTCGTCGAGAATGTCGCCGGGATCGAAGGCGAAGGCAGCGGCGGCTATGCCACGGAAATGAGCGAGGAATACCAGAAAGCCCAGGCCGAGCTGGTTTCCAGCCATATCGCCAAGCAGGATATCGTCATCACGACTGCTTTGATTCCTGGGCGCGCTGCTCCCCGGCTTATCACCGACGCGCAGATTGCCACGATGAAGCCCGGCAGCGTGATCTTCGATCTCGCGGTGGCCCAGGGCGGCAATGTCGAGGGCAGCAAGGCCGACGAATTGGTGGTCAAGCACGGAGTGACCATCATGGGCTATGCCAACACTCCCGCCGCGCTCGCGCCCGATGCCTCTGCCCTGTTTGCGCGCAACCACTACAATTTCCTCTCCGCCTTCTGGGACAAGGAAGCAGGCCGGCCGGTGCTCGACGAGGAGATCGGCAATGCGATCCGGCTGACGCAGGGCGGCAAGGTCGTCAACGAGAGGCTGAGTGGGTGA
- a CDS encoding aa3-type cytochrome c oxidase subunit IV has translation MAANDMKSAEKTYASFISMVKISLPTIALITLVVVVLIAE, from the coding sequence ATGGCCGCCAATGACATGAAGTCGGCAGAAAAGACCTACGCGAGCTTCATTTCCATGGTGAAGATCTCGCTCCCGACCATCGCGCTGATCACGCTGGTCGTCGTCGTCCTGATTGCCGAATGA
- a CDS encoding sigma-54 dependent transcriptional regulator, protein MAEDDTRLLMLIDDEPAQSRLISALAAREGWRTLVVRDSDTAIATLGTRQGMQLSAIILDQWVPGDDACQLIEELKARRPAMPILMLTQSASPLLAVEAMRAGATDYLIKPVAPERLMRALRSATKHEAPKAELQPLTEKMPAVLDFDAMIGTAPAFRTALARAAKAARGHGHVVIEGESGTGKEMLLRAMHAASPRAKTPFRLINIGGIPANSVESALFGHEQGAFPGAFDRQIGALQFCDSGTLVIDEIDRLVPDQQERLAQTLSEGIVRPIGARHGFKIDVRLLTASNLPLADLVEAGHFNAELLKQIGATHIALPPLRDRAGDIPALARHFLGRIGDQPGLRHLSLADSALSILTAFDWPGNVRQLQAVLFRAAVFCEGEALTARDFPQLSEIVGDLGETGASLQEAVGVMLYTEDGNLRPLDEIEADVIRLAIGHYRGRMTEVARRLGIGRSTLYRKLSDLGIESAA, encoded by the coding sequence ATGGCAGAAGACGACACACGCCTGCTGATGCTGATCGACGACGAACCGGCCCAGAGCCGGTTGATCAGCGCACTCGCCGCACGCGAGGGCTGGCGCACGCTCGTCGTCCGCGATTCGGATACCGCCATTGCCACCCTTGGCACACGCCAGGGGATGCAGCTTTCGGCCATCATCCTCGACCAGTGGGTGCCCGGCGACGACGCCTGCCAGTTGATCGAGGAACTCAAGGCTCGCCGCCCGGCGATGCCGATCCTGATGCTCACGCAAAGTGCCAGCCCGCTGCTGGCGGTCGAGGCGATGCGTGCCGGGGCGACCGATTACCTCATCAAGCCGGTCGCACCCGAACGGCTGATGCGCGCGCTGCGCAGCGCGACCAAGCACGAAGCCCCCAAGGCCGAGCTCCAGCCGCTGACCGAGAAAATGCCGGCAGTGCTCGATTTCGACGCCATGATCGGCACCGCGCCGGCCTTTCGCACCGCTCTCGCCCGCGCCGCCAAGGCGGCACGCGGCCACGGCCATGTCGTGATCGAGGGCGAAAGCGGCACCGGCAAGGAAATGCTGCTGCGCGCGATGCACGCCGCCAGTCCGCGCGCCAAGACTCCGTTCCGGCTCATCAACATCGGCGGTATTCCCGCCAACTCGGTCGAATCGGCGCTGTTCGGGCATGAACAGGGAGCCTTTCCCGGCGCGTTCGACCGCCAGATCGGGGCACTCCAGTTCTGCGATTCCGGCACGCTGGTGATCGACGAGATCGACCGGCTCGTCCCCGATCAGCAGGAACGGCTGGCCCAAACCCTGTCCGAAGGAATTGTCCGCCCCATCGGGGCCCGTCACGGTTTCAAGATCGATGTGCGCCTGCTCACTGCCAGCAACCTGCCGCTCGCAGACCTGGTCGAGGCGGGTCATTTCAACGCCGAATTGCTCAAGCAAATCGGCGCGACCCACATCGCTCTCCCGCCACTACGTGACCGTGCCGGCGACATCCCCGCCCTCGCCCGCCACTTCCTTGGCCGCATCGGCGACCAACCGGGCCTGAGGCACCTGTCGCTGGCCGATAGTGCACTTTCGATCCTCACCGCTTTCGACTGGCCGGGCAACGTCCGCCAACTGCAGGCAGTCCTGTTCCGTGCCGCCGTCTTCTGCGAAGGCGAAGCGCTGACCGCGCGCGACTTCCCGCAATTGTCCGAAATCGTCGGCGACCTGGGCGAAACCGGCGCTTCGCTGCAGGAAGCGGTCGGCGTCATGCTCTACACCGAGGATGGCAATCTGCGTCCGCTCGACGAAATCGAGGCCGACGTGATCCGCCTCGCCATCGGCCATTATCGCGGGCGCATGACCGAAGTCGCCCGCCGTCTCGGCATCGGGCGCTCGACGCTCTACCGCAAGCTGTCCGATCTCGGGATTGAAAGCGCGGCCTAG
- a CDS encoding SDR family oxidoreductase, with amino-acid sequence MQQPPRLAGKLCVVTGGARGIGRAVCEAFVREGAEVILTDIDVETGQAAARAIGCRFHKLDVTEEVDWESLARVAPAIDVMVNNAGITGFEDGAAGPHDPEHASLAEWRRVNAVNMEGTFLGCRYAIGAMKAAGTGSIINMASRSGVVGIPGAAAYAASKAAIRNHSKSVALYCAQQGWQIRCNSVQPAAILTPMWEALLGDGPDLEERKAAMVADTPLKRFGTVEEVAALCVYLASDESGYMTGSELTLDGGLLAGSAASPGD; translated from the coding sequence ATGCAGCAACCTCCGAGACTTGCCGGCAAGCTCTGCGTCGTCACCGGCGGCGCGCGCGGGATCGGGCGCGCGGTATGCGAGGCTTTCGTACGCGAAGGCGCCGAAGTGATCCTGACCGATATCGACGTGGAAACAGGGCAGGCTGCGGCGCGCGCAATCGGCTGCCGCTTCCACAAGCTCGACGTCACCGAGGAAGTCGACTGGGAATCGCTCGCCCGCGTCGCGCCGGCCATCGACGTGATGGTCAACAATGCCGGGATCACCGGGTTCGAGGATGGCGCGGCGGGGCCACACGATCCCGAACATGCCAGCCTTGCGGAATGGCGACGGGTCAATGCGGTCAACATGGAAGGGACCTTCCTCGGCTGCCGCTATGCCATCGGTGCCATGAAGGCGGCGGGCACAGGCTCGATCATCAACATGGCCTCGCGCTCGGGCGTGGTCGGCATCCCCGGCGCGGCGGCCTATGCCGCGAGCAAGGCGGCGATCCGCAACCACTCCAAGTCCGTCGCGCTCTATTGCGCGCAGCAGGGCTGGCAAATCCGCTGCAATTCGGTCCAGCCCGCCGCGATCCTCACGCCCATGTGGGAGGCCTTGCTCGGCGATGGCCCCGATCTGGAGGAACGCAAGGCGGCGATGGTGGCCGATACCCCGCTCAAACGCTTCGGCACCGTCGAGGAAGTCGCGGCGCTATGTGTCTATCTCGCCAGCGACGAGAGCGGCTACATGACCGGGAGTGAACTGACGCTCGACGGCGGGCTGCTCGCAGGCAGCGCCGCGTCGCCGGGCGACTGA
- a CDS encoding alkaline phosphatase D family protein, whose translation MRSLIAAIPLLLATPLAAQDATVEAGPSDFLEGYYDQLRDQVTLPVAPPAAPMPSTVATISRIAFGSCNHQNGSQHMWEKIAATGPDLFLLIGDNVYGDQMWTGDAALTTLRNAYALQSSHPEFADFRATVPMLTTWDDHDFGFNDGGASFAFKGWAEDIYETYWDASPAVRARPGVYESRMFGNAGRSVQVIMLDTRFFRSDLERYPYADERRPLGNYPASEVEGQTMLGAAQWAWLEQELAKPADLRILVSSIQVLTDAHDYEAWETMLSERRKLYEVLGAREESGLVILSGDRHAGGIYTDTPIAAGEQLWELTSSSLNRAFADTASNTAREPDPRRLTDFISEENFGLVEIDWQAKQVTMKLLGSEGEERASESFSWDPPISDAPLIMEEPVTEPVE comes from the coding sequence ATGCGCTCGCTCATTGCCGCCATCCCCCTGCTGCTCGCGACACCGCTCGCCGCGCAGGATGCCACCGTCGAGGCCGGCCCATCCGACTTCCTCGAAGGCTACTACGACCAGCTGCGCGATCAGGTGACGCTGCCTGTCGCGCCGCCCGCCGCGCCGATGCCCTCGACCGTCGCTACGATCAGCCGCATCGCCTTCGGCAGCTGCAACCACCAGAACGGCAGCCAGCACATGTGGGAGAAGATCGCGGCAACCGGCCCGGACCTGTTCCTGCTGATCGGGGACAACGTCTATGGCGACCAGATGTGGACCGGCGATGCCGCGCTGACGACCTTGCGCAACGCCTATGCGCTACAATCGAGCCATCCCGAATTCGCCGACTTCCGCGCCACCGTTCCGATGCTGACGACCTGGGACGATCACGACTTCGGCTTCAACGACGGCGGGGCCAGCTTCGCCTTCAAGGGCTGGGCCGAGGACATTTACGAGACCTATTGGGATGCATCGCCCGCAGTGCGCGCGCGGCCGGGGGTCTATGAGAGCCGCATGTTCGGCAATGCCGGGCGCAGCGTGCAGGTGATCATGCTCGACACCCGGTTCTTCCGGTCCGACCTCGAGCGCTATCCCTATGCGGACGAGCGCCGCCCGCTCGGCAATTACCCGGCGAGCGAGGTTGAGGGCCAGACGATGCTGGGCGCAGCGCAATGGGCCTGGCTGGAGCAGGAACTGGCCAAGCCTGCCGACCTGCGCATCCTCGTCAGCTCGATCCAGGTGCTGACCGACGCGCACGACTATGAGGCGTGGGAGACCATGCTCTCCGAACGGCGAAAGCTCTACGAAGTGCTGGGGGCGCGCGAGGAAAGCGGACTGGTGATCCTGTCGGGGGATCGCCACGCCGGGGGCATCTATACCGATACGCCGATCGCTGCAGGCGAACAGCTGTGGGAGCTCACCAGCTCCTCGCTCAACCGCGCCTTTGCCGACACCGCCAGCAACACCGCCCGCGAACCCGATCCGCGCCGCCTGACCGACTTTATCTCGGAAGAGAACTTCGGCCTGGTCGAGATCGACTGGCAGGCCAAACAGGTGACGATGAAGCTGCTCGGCAGCGAAGGCGAGGAGCGCGCGAGCGAAAGCTTCAGTTGGGACCCGCCGATCAGCGACGCGCCGCTGATCATGGAAGAGCCGGTGACGGAACCTGTCGAATAA